From the Thermodesulfobacteriota bacterium genome, the window ATCGCTCCACTCGACCCCGATCCCCTCGGTGGGGCTGTAGCCGAAAAGTTTCAGGTTCAGATCGGCCTTCGGGATGGGATATTCACAGATCTGGCACGCTGTCCGAAAGGCATAACCTTGAGGCGGGGAGGCCTCGCCCTTCTCCATTCCTCGGAGAAGCTCTCCCACCAGGACCTCGCCGTCCTTCCCTTCCTGGACGAACTTCGAATAGTCCGTCACCTCGAAGGTCCCCGGACAATCCACGCCGATGAGGAGGAGGTTGTCCAGCTTCACCTGAAGAAATTTGGCCAGTTCCACCACGGCCCGGATTTCGCAGGGCTTCAGAAGGGCCCCGACCTTTTTGGAAAGATTCTTGATGGAGAGGTGGGAGGCGACCCTGGCCGATTGGACTGGCATGGTCGGGGACAGGAAGCAGACTCCGTCCATCTTTTCAGGATCGTGAATCAAGGTCTGGACAAATCCGTCTTTCGAGGGAAGTCTCTTGGGGACGAGAAGGGCCTCCACCACGCCCTTTTCGAGCAGCGATTTGAGAAAAGCTTTGATCGCCTCTTCGACCTTTCCCTCCGAAACTCTTAACACCGTCTGTTTTGCCATGTTTGGACCTTCTCCTTTCCTTCGATGCGTGGCAGAAGATGAAAAATGTCGGGACCTCCTATCCCAACCGAAGACCCCAGCGCCCGATCCCCTATGCGTTCCAAAGCTGTTTCATGGGATTGGGGCCCATCTTTCTCAGCTCCTCGGTCATCTTCGTCACGGTGTCGGCAAAGAGCTTGCCCTCGCTGGCGCTGATCCATTTCAGCCAGATCCGGTCTTCGGTAAACCCCAACTGGGTGAGGATTCCTTTCAGAATGGCTATCCTTCTCCGAGCTTTAT encodes:
- a CDS encoding formate dehydrogenase, translated to MAKQTVLRVSEGKVEEAIKAFLKSLLEKGVVEALLVPKRLPSKDGFVQTLIHDPEKMDGVCFLSPTMPVQSARVASHLSIKNLSKKVGALLKPCEIRAVVELAKFLQVKLDNLLLIGVDCPGTFEVTDYSKFVQEGKDGEVLVGELLRGMEKGEASPPQGYAFRTACQICEYPIPKADLNLKLFGYSPTEGIGVEWSDSLEKALEEKGFNVSPAEEPPSRKGVVEKVVAERVKKRDATFQDFGREVKSLSAFLDRFSTCIRCHNCMVACPICYCKECVFRTAVFEHEGDQYLRWADRKGGIRMPTDTLIFHMIRMAHMVTSCIGCGLCDSACPSRLPVATLFRTVGDKIQKMFNYVPGKDLKEVPPVATFKEDELKIETGTL